From the genome of Bacteroides sp. MSB163, one region includes:
- a CDS encoding carboxypeptidase-like regulatory domain-containing protein: MKKLASIAVGWLMAFLLLGISPLWAQEEAGNYFTITGIVKNKDNKRKLENVNVSVPGTNIGTVTNADGVFSLKIKDTETILGLEVSHIGYLNSQVSLKDKEDVSDLTIWMLPAPNLLSEIVVFGNNARGLVEEAIKKIPVNYSADKNLLTAFYRETVQKRRRYISVSEAVIDVSKTAYSDREPSNDRVQLQKGRRLLSPKTSDTLAVKVVGGPNLSIYLDIVKNGDALLSMENLNYYDFHIEEPVNLDNRMQYVVSFRPRVSLMYALFYGKLYIDFEKLAFTRAEFSLDMQNRVKAVEAILHKKPLGLRFRPQEVSYLVTYKEQNGKTYLNYIRNEIRFKCDWKKRLFSSSYTVFSEMVVTDRKSDFAAIPSKKAFKEKQVFYDLVDEYWNEDFWKTYNIIEPTESLEHAVNKLKKQSR; encoded by the coding sequence ATGAAAAAGTTAGCTAGTATTGCAGTTGGGTGGTTGATGGCATTTTTGCTGTTGGGTATTTCACCTTTATGGGCACAGGAAGAAGCCGGGAACTATTTCACTATTACAGGAATAGTGAAAAATAAGGATAATAAGAGAAAACTGGAGAATGTGAATGTGTCTGTTCCCGGTACGAACATCGGAACCGTTACGAATGCGGATGGTGTGTTCTCTCTGAAGATAAAGGACACGGAGACTATTCTGGGATTGGAGGTTTCACATATTGGGTATTTGAATTCTCAAGTTTCTCTGAAGGATAAGGAAGATGTATCTGATCTCACTATCTGGATGCTGCCGGCTCCTAATCTACTGAGTGAGATTGTTGTCTTTGGCAATAATGCCCGAGGGCTTGTGGAAGAGGCGATTAAAAAAATTCCGGTGAACTATTCGGCTGACAAGAATTTGCTGACTGCATTTTATCGGGAGACAGTACAGAAAAGGCGACGCTATATCAGTGTATCGGAGGCTGTGATAGATGTGTCTAAAACTGCGTACAGCGACCGGGAACCATCGAATGATAGAGTGCAACTACAAAAAGGACGTCGCCTGCTGAGCCCGAAAACCAGTGATACACTGGCGGTAAAAGTGGTGGGCGGACCTAATCTTTCTATTTATCTGGATATTGTGAAGAACGGAGATGCATTGTTGAGCATGGAAAATCTGAATTATTATGATTTTCATATTGAGGAACCTGTGAATCTGGATAATCGTATGCAATATGTAGTCAGTTTTCGCCCCAGAGTCAGTCTGATGTATGCGTTGTTTTACGGAAAACTCTATATTGATTTTGAGAAACTGGCATTCACCCGTGCGGAATTTTCTCTGGATATGCAAAACAGGGTGAAGGCGGTGGAAGCTATTCTTCATAAGAAGCCTCTCGGATTACGTTTCAGGCCACAGGAAGTTTCCTATTTGGTGACGTATAAAGAACAGAATGGAAAAACTTATCTGAATTACATACGGAATGAAATCCGTTTCAAGTGCGACTGGAAAAAGCGTTTATTCTCTTCCAGCTATACCGTATTTTCCGAAATGGTGGTAACAGATAGAAAGAGCGACTTTGCAGCCATTCCTAGCAAGAAAGCTTTCAAAGAAAAACAAGTGTTCTATGATTTGGTAGATGAATATTGGAATGAGGATTTCTGGAAGACATACAATATTATTGAGCCTACAGAGTCTTTGGAACATGCTGTGAATAAATTGAAAAAGCAATCCCGTTAG
- a CDS encoding RNA polymerase sigma-70 factor, with protein MLNELFILTKIKEGDIKAFEEIFRRYYSPLCWYAAGITGEMEAAEEIVEELFYAFWKDREHLQIFQSVKSYLYKAVRNAALQFCEHKEVKERYREYVLAGNAAEQDSDPHRQLEYEELQGLIRHTLDKLPVRRLRIFEMHRMEGKKYAEIASSLSLSVKTVEAEMTKALRTLRNEIDNYILTK; from the coding sequence ATGCTGAATGAGCTGTTCATACTGACTAAAATAAAAGAGGGCGATATAAAGGCGTTTGAGGAAATCTTCCGTCGTTACTATTCCCCTCTTTGCTGGTATGCCGCAGGTATTACGGGAGAGATGGAAGCTGCTGAGGAAATTGTGGAAGAATTGTTCTATGCGTTTTGGAAGGACCGGGAACATTTGCAGATATTCCAGTCCGTAAAAAGCTATTTATATAAAGCTGTACGAAATGCAGCACTCCAGTTTTGCGAGCATAAGGAAGTCAAGGAACGGTATCGCGAATATGTACTGGCGGGAAATGCTGCGGAACAGGATTCTGATCCTCACCGGCAGTTGGAGTATGAAGAGTTACAGGGACTGATCCGTCATACTCTCGATAAATTGCCTGTACGCAGGCTCCGGATATTTGAAATGCATCGTATGGAAGGAAAGAAATATGCGGAGATAGCTTCTTCATTATCTCTGTCCGTCAAGACGGTAGAGGCTGAGATGACGAAAGCGCTGCGAACCTTACGAAATGAAATTGATAATTATATTCTAACGAAATGA